In the Arachis ipaensis cultivar K30076 chromosome B10, Araip1.1, whole genome shotgun sequence genome, one interval contains:
- the LOC107623154 gene encoding uncharacterized protein LOC107623154, whose amino-acid sequence MSSAEAGRMEPLTSGASNRIIPIMKALRASLIFVYTFFLSFILFVLPRRSRRGTLAGAPPSSPRKHFKKRWLVREEEDTCRRRALAQDVGMGTDDWLCRWSTSIFYGVRNNALFCRQWFPVAGDLKGILVIIHGLNEHSGRYADFARQLTSCSFGVYAMDWIGHGGSDGLHGYVPSLDHVVADVGAFLEKIRSDNPGVPCFLFGHSTGGAVVLKAASHYHIKAMVEGIILTSPALRVKPAHPIVNAIAPMLSLLAPKYQFKGANKRGIPVSRDPAALLAKYSDPLVYTGPIRVRTGHEILRISSYLMRNFKSVTVPFFVLHGTADKVTDPLASQDLYNMAASEFKDIKLYDGFLHDLLFEPEREEVAQDIITWMEKRLLTL is encoded by the exons ATGTCTTCAGCGGAGGCGGGGAGGATGGAGCCGCTGACGTCAGGTGCGAGCAACCGTATAATTCCGATCATGAAGGCTCTGAGAGCTTCATTGATCTTCGTCTACACGTTCTTCCTCTCGTTCATTCTCTTCGTTCTCCCTCGCCGTTCTCGCCGTGGCACCCTAGCCGGTGCGCCGCCTTCGTCGCCGAGGAAGCACTTCAAGAAGAGATGGCTTGTTAGGGAGGAGGAGGACACGTGCCGGAGGAGAGCCCTCGCTCAGGACGTTGGGATGGGAACCGATGACTGGCTATGCCGGTGGAGTACTTCAATCTTCTACGGCGTTAGGAACAACGCTCTTTTTTGTCGCCAGTGGTTCCCGGTTGCCGGTGATCTTAA GGGCATTCTGGTCATCATTCATGGGCTTAACGAACACAG TGGAAGATATGCTGACTTTGCAAGGCAATTAACATCATGTAGCTTTGGTGTCTATGCAATGGACTGGATAG GTCATGGAGGGAGTGATGGATTGCATGGGTATGTACCATCTCTTGATCATGTGGTTGCAGACGTA GGTGCTTTCTTAGAAAAGATAAGATCAGACAATCCCGGTGTACCATGCTTTCTCTTTGGACACTCCACTGGCGGGGCTGTGGTTTTGAAG GCGGCCTCCCACTATCATATTAAAGCAATGGTGGAAGGAATCATATTAACTTCACCAGCGTTGCGTGTGAAGCCAGCTCATCCAATTGTTAAT GCTATTGCTCCAATGTTGTCTCTGTTAGCTCCAAAGTACCAGTTTAAAGGAGCAAACAAAAGGGGTATTCCGGTTTCAAGGGATCCGGCGGCTTTGTTGGCCAAGTACTCTGATCCATTGGTCTACACTGGACCTATAAGGGTCCGAACAGGCCATGAAATACTGAGAATTTCCTCTTACCTTATGCGGAACTTCAAGTCTGTGACGGTGCCATTCTTTGTACTCCACGGAACTGCCGATAAGGTTACTGATCCCCTGGCCTCACAGGATCTATACAACATGGCGGCTTCTGAGTTCAAGGACATAAAGCTGTATGATGGCTTCTTGCACGACCTTCTGTTCGAGCCTGAGCGCGAAGAGGTTGCTCAGGACATCATTACCTGGATGGAAAAGAGGTTGTTAACTCTTTGA